A region of Thermorudis peleae DNA encodes the following proteins:
- the cofH gene encoding 5-amino-6-(D-ribitylamino)uracil--L-tyrosine 4-hydroxyphenyl transferase CofH translates to MAQQRWLALDGLWGRLLDQLDRTVARILDRALSGEDITVEEGERLFAAEGLELNALILVADELRRRRVGDVVTYVINRNINFTNVCIKRCGFCAFSRGHREEEAYFLPIDEVVRRAQEAWELGATEVCIQAGLPPKMRGDYYIELTKAIKRALPDIHIHGFSPEEVWYGATRARCSVADYLQALKDAGVGSLPGTSAEILDDDVRRRISPGRITVAQWVDVITTAHQLGIPTTATIMYGHVETNRHKAAHLALIRDIQRQTGGFTEFVPLSFVAEEAPMYRKQLVPGIRPGATGAEVLKMYAVSRIMLNNWIPNLQVSWVKEGPKFAQVCLNAGCNDFMGTLINESISTAAGAQYGQRLKPREMRRLIRDIGRIPAERTTTYQIRRLFPRDGDDHYDPLDLIDDATAEARFGSYHALVHRPDVRFRELRHLVQVPVVPATGERATGPAAE, encoded by the coding sequence ATGGCACAGCAACGCTGGCTTGCGCTCGACGGGCTCTGGGGGCGATTGCTTGACCAACTCGACCGCACCGTGGCGCGTATCCTCGACCGCGCTCTCAGCGGCGAGGACATCACGGTAGAGGAGGGCGAGCGTCTTTTCGCTGCCGAGGGACTTGAGCTGAATGCTCTCATACTCGTGGCCGACGAGTTGCGCCGTCGGCGCGTCGGCGACGTCGTGACGTACGTCATCAACCGCAACATCAACTTTACCAATGTCTGTATCAAGCGCTGTGGCTTCTGCGCCTTCTCACGCGGGCACCGCGAGGAGGAGGCCTACTTCTTGCCGATCGACGAGGTCGTTCGACGTGCACAAGAAGCCTGGGAACTCGGAGCGACGGAGGTTTGCATCCAGGCTGGTCTGCCGCCGAAGATGCGCGGCGACTACTACATTGAGCTGACGAAGGCAATCAAGCGCGCTCTGCCGGACATCCATATCCACGGTTTCTCCCCGGAAGAGGTCTGGTATGGCGCAACCCGAGCCCGCTGCTCGGTCGCCGACTACTTGCAGGCGCTCAAGGATGCAGGTGTTGGCTCGTTGCCCGGCACGTCAGCGGAGATCCTCGACGACGACGTACGGCGGCGCATCTCGCCCGGGCGTATTACTGTCGCGCAGTGGGTGGACGTCATCACCACGGCCCACCAGCTCGGCATCCCGACGACCGCGACGATCATGTATGGACATGTCGAGACGAACCGCCACAAGGCGGCTCACCTGGCACTCATCCGCGACATCCAGCGCCAGACCGGCGGCTTCACCGAGTTCGTGCCGCTCTCCTTCGTGGCTGAGGAGGCGCCGATGTACCGCAAGCAGCTTGTCCCAGGAATCCGCCCAGGTGCGACAGGTGCCGAAGTGCTCAAGATGTATGCCGTTTCGCGGATCATGCTCAACAACTGGATTCCCAACCTGCAAGTTTCATGGGTGAAGGAAGGGCCAAAATTCGCTCAAGTTTGCCTCAACGCTGGCTGCAACGACTTCATGGGCACCTTGATCAATGAGTCGATCTCGACGGCAGCAGGGGCACAATACGGCCAACGGCTCAAGCCCCGTGAGATGCGTCGCCTGATCCGTGACATCGGCCGCATCCCGGCTGAGCGCACCACGACCTATCAAATTCGCCGGCTCTTTCCCCGCGATGGCGACGACCACTATGATCCGCTCGATCTAATCGATGACGCGACGGCCGAGGCGCGCTTTGGCTCTTACCATGCGCTGGTGCACCGTCCAGATGTGCGCTTCCGCGAACTGCGGCATTTGGTACAGGTGCCAGTGGTGCCAGCGACTGGTGAGCGGGCAACTGGGCCAGCGGCGGAGTAG
- a CDS encoding MFS transporter produces MTQAIESASGLSAYRRRAAIASMIGTTIEWYDFFAYGTVGALVFPKLFFPKSDPYVGLMQTFLTYAIGFVARPLGSVFFGHYGDRIGRKTTLIITLLTMGLATALVGLIPTYATLGTLAPLGLVVLRFLQGFSAGGEWAGAVLLSVEWSKQERRGLFGSLPQLGSPFGLVLSSTVASLGLAASGTAFLSWGWRVPFLVSLALVVIGLYARLSVLETPVFREVLERRQVTRAPVAAVLRLQPRELAIASLLNIAPNGTFYVFNVFLLGYGSSILKVPRTILVNATILGGIAAAVATLFSGYLADRIGRRTPYLLGTVALLVWALPAFALVHTRDPWLIGLAMVGGFAIFGIMYGPLAAFLAEAFLPQVRYSGAGLAYNIGAIFGGGISPLIANWLTAHVGTVYSVGVYLAFLAVVGALGAVALRPTGVTSADTVADQELALEG; encoded by the coding sequence ATGACACAAGCGATCGAATCGGCAAGTGGGCTCAGTGCGTATCGCCGGCGTGCGGCCATTGCGAGCATGATCGGCACAACGATTGAGTGGTACGACTTCTTCGCCTACGGCACAGTCGGGGCACTGGTGTTCCCGAAGCTCTTCTTCCCAAAGTCCGATCCGTACGTGGGGCTGATGCAAACGTTCCTGACATACGCGATTGGCTTTGTGGCCCGACCACTTGGTAGCGTCTTCTTCGGCCACTACGGCGACCGCATTGGCCGCAAGACGACGCTGATCATCACGCTCTTGACGATGGGGCTGGCCACGGCGCTCGTTGGCTTGATACCCACCTACGCGACACTTGGTACACTTGCTCCCCTTGGACTCGTTGTGCTGCGCTTCCTGCAGGGTTTCTCAGCGGGCGGAGAGTGGGCTGGCGCAGTACTGCTCTCGGTCGAGTGGTCGAAGCAGGAGCGGCGGGGACTGTTCGGCAGTCTGCCGCAACTTGGCTCGCCGTTCGGGTTGGTGCTTTCCTCGACAGTTGCATCACTAGGATTAGCGGCTAGTGGCACGGCCTTTCTCAGCTGGGGATGGCGCGTGCCGTTCCTGGTGAGCCTGGCCCTGGTGGTGATCGGGCTCTATGCCCGACTGAGCGTGTTGGAGACGCCGGTCTTCCGCGAGGTGCTTGAGCGGCGGCAGGTCACGCGAGCGCCAGTGGCGGCGGTGTTGCGACTGCAGCCACGCGAGCTGGCGATCGCCTCACTCCTCAACATCGCTCCCAACGGCACGTTCTATGTCTTCAACGTCTTCCTGCTCGGCTACGGGTCATCGATCCTTAAGGTGCCACGCACCATCCTCGTCAATGCCACCATTCTCGGTGGGATCGCGGCAGCGGTGGCGACGCTCTTCTCCGGGTACCTTGCTGACCGCATCGGCCGGCGCACGCCTTACCTGCTTGGCACAGTCGCGCTCCTGGTGTGGGCGCTGCCAGCATTTGCGCTGGTTCACACACGCGACCCGTGGCTGATCGGTCTAGCGATGGTCGGCGGCTTTGCCATCTTCGGCATCATGTACGGTCCGCTAGCAGCCTTCCTGGCCGAGGCGTTCCTGCCGCAAGTGCGGTACAGCGGTGCCGGGCTGGCCTACAACATTGGTGCTATCTTCGGCGGCGGTATCTCACCACTCATCGCCAACTGGCTGACAGCACACGTTGGTACGGTGTACAGTGTTGGTGTTTACCTCGCGTTCCTGGCGGTGGTTGGCGCACTCGGTGCTGTGGCCCTGCGGCCGACGGGTGTCACCAGCGCCGACACCGTGGCCGATCAGGAGCTGGCGCTCGAAGGGTAA